One window of Botrimarina mediterranea genomic DNA carries:
- a CDS encoding ATPase domain-containing protein: MVKPTVDISSGNETLDAILGGGLTANRIYLLDGHPGAGKTTLGLQFLLEGVRLGEKGLYVSLSETKDELYGIAESHGWDLSEIDIYELVDTTNSLDAESQYTIFQPSEVELGETTRRMLERVEAQNPRRVVIDSLSELRLLAQNPLRYRRQILALKQFFVGRDCTAIFLDDKTSSDNDLQLQSLAHGVVSLDRNPSEFGDERRRLRIVKFRGRHFVSGWHDFDIERGGVQIYPRIEAAYHELSWAKKSRVLSGNESLDALLGEGVAPGTSTLMLGPAGVGKSSCSTLFAVTACKRGERAVIFVFDESKETLRMRSAGLGMDLEEFEKSGLLEIHSVNPGDVSPGRFAYLVRQAVQPREDGARVSVVVIDSLNGYLSAMPEERFLQIQMHELLHYLGSCGISTFLIVAQHGMLGASMKTPVDASYLADTVILFRYFEAAGEIRQAISVVKKRDGTHERSIRELHMGDGKIRVGEPLRAFHGVLAGTPTYKGDINELIDRGSATRGSNV; this comes from the coding sequence ATGGTAAAGCCCACCGTTGACATCAGCTCTGGAAACGAGACGCTCGACGCGATTCTCGGCGGGGGGCTCACCGCCAACCGTATCTACTTGCTCGATGGCCACCCGGGCGCCGGTAAGACAACCCTCGGCTTGCAGTTTCTATTGGAGGGCGTCCGGCTCGGGGAGAAAGGCCTCTACGTTTCGCTCTCCGAGACGAAGGACGAGCTCTACGGCATCGCGGAGTCGCACGGCTGGGACCTCAGCGAGATCGATATCTACGAACTGGTCGACACCACGAACTCTCTCGACGCGGAATCGCAGTACACCATCTTCCAACCCTCGGAAGTGGAACTCGGCGAGACGACGCGGCGCATGCTCGAGCGTGTCGAAGCGCAGAACCCACGGCGCGTGGTGATCGATTCCCTCTCCGAGTTGCGGCTGCTGGCCCAAAACCCGTTGCGCTACCGGCGACAGATTCTGGCGCTGAAGCAGTTCTTTGTCGGCCGCGACTGCACGGCCATCTTCCTCGACGACAAGACCTCGAGCGACAACGACCTGCAGCTGCAAAGCCTCGCCCACGGCGTCGTGAGCCTCGACCGCAACCCGTCGGAGTTCGGCGACGAACGGCGGCGGCTGCGGATCGTCAAGTTCCGCGGCAGGCATTTCGTCAGCGGCTGGCACGACTTCGACATCGAGCGGGGCGGCGTCCAGATCTATCCGCGCATCGAGGCCGCTTACCATGAGCTTTCGTGGGCGAAGAAGTCGCGCGTACTCAGTGGGAACGAGTCGCTCGACGCCCTGCTGGGCGAGGGCGTCGCGCCGGGGACAAGCACCCTGATGCTCGGCCCGGCAGGCGTCGGTAAATCCTCGTGTTCGACGCTCTTCGCCGTTACCGCTTGCAAGCGCGGCGAGCGGGCCGTCATCTTCGTCTTCGACGAGAGTAAGGAGACGCTGCGGATGCGGTCCGCGGGACTCGGCATGGACTTGGAAGAGTTCGAGAAGTCCGGGCTGCTCGAGATCCACTCGGTGAATCCCGGCGACGTCTCGCCCGGTCGATTCGCCTACCTGGTCCGCCAAGCCGTCCAGCCCCGCGAAGACGGCGCGCGGGTGTCGGTGGTCGTCATCGACAGCCTGAACGGGTACCTCAGCGCGATGCCCGAGGAGCGCTTCTTGCAGATTCAGATGCACGAGTTGCTCCACTACTTGGGCAGTTGCGGCATCTCGACGTTCCTCATTGTCGCGCAACACGGCATGCTCGGCGCCTCGATGAAGACGCCGGTTGACGCCAGTTATCTCGCCGACACGGTGATCCTCTTCCGCTACTTCGAGGCGGCGGGTGAAATCCGCCAAGCGATCTCGGTCGTCAAGAAGCGCGACGGCACGCACGAGCGTTCGATACGTGAACTCCATATGGGGGATGGCAAGATACGCGTCGGTGAACCGCTCCGCGCCTTCCATGGCGTTCTGGCCGGCACGCCAACGTACAAAGGAGACATAAACGAACTCATCGACCGAGGCAGCGCCACTCGGGGCAGCAATGTCTAA
- a CDS encoding NHL repeat-containing protein, whose protein sequence is MSRPNIALAALLAAPMALYAHPGHDHRDHLVAAEKNPSTEGASETPDENAVTGSGDLRFRYRSDLSELPEEIAKGIKKAHGGFAKTPDGDIYFGLEGTGLVRLSADLKTKTLVSDSDDMKGGALHNTTYVKKDGDLLILPDPARGRVYAVTLEGKTVATIGRPAVNDYYKNADNAYRPTDADLATDNVLYICDGYSPGKYVLTADLEGEKFFDRYYGGPVEGNGRQEGKYSTNHGVTFDPNDATLLIADRERQWIQRMTLTGDFVEGFDTAGGDVCDIDFVDWNGERLMVAGCLKSGAPSQPGAEPGFVAILRDGKVVSTLKPKVDLGIEEFQHIHNAAGVVVDGKLYVLCYGWNPGCFAVLEHIVE, encoded by the coding sequence ATGTCACGCCCAAACATCGCTCTAGCGGCCCTCCTAGCAGCCCCAATGGCCCTCTACGCCCACCCCGGCCACGACCACCGCGATCACTTGGTCGCCGCCGAGAAAAACCCCTCTACGGAGGGGGCTTCCGAGACGCCCGATGAGAACGCCGTCACCGGCTCCGGCGATCTGCGGTTCCGCTACCGGTCCGACCTCAGCGAACTCCCGGAGGAGATCGCCAAGGGGATCAAGAAAGCCCACGGCGGTTTCGCCAAGACGCCTGACGGGGACATCTATTTCGGCCTCGAAGGGACCGGCCTCGTCCGCCTTTCAGCCGACCTGAAGACGAAGACTCTCGTCTCCGACTCGGACGACATGAAGGGCGGCGCACTTCACAACACAACCTACGTCAAGAAGGACGGCGACCTGCTGATCCTCCCCGACCCGGCTCGCGGCCGCGTCTATGCCGTGACGCTTGAGGGCAAGACGGTCGCGACCATCGGCCGTCCCGCGGTGAACGACTACTACAAGAACGCCGACAACGCCTACCGTCCCACCGACGCCGACCTGGCGACCGATAACGTCCTCTACATCTGCGACGGCTACTCGCCCGGCAAGTACGTCCTCACCGCGGACCTCGAGGGAGAGAAGTTCTTCGACCGCTACTACGGCGGCCCCGTCGAGGGCAATGGCCGACAAGAGGGCAAGTACTCGACGAACCACGGCGTCACGTTCGACCCCAACGACGCCACGCTGCTGATCGCCGACCGCGAACGCCAGTGGATTCAGCGGATGACGCTCACGGGCGATTTCGTCGAGGGCTTCGACACGGCCGGCGGCGACGTCTGCGACATCGACTTCGTCGATTGGAACGGCGAGCGTCTGATGGTCGCTGGCTGCCTCAAGAGCGGCGCCCCCAGTCAGCCTGGCGCCGAGCCGGGATTCGTCGCGATCCTCCGCGACGGCAAGGTGGTCTCGACGCTCAAGCCAAAGGTAGATCTGGGCATCGAGGAGTTCCAGCACATCCACAACGCCGCTGGAGTGGTAGTGGACGGCAAGCTCTACGTCCTCTGCTACGGCTGGAACCCGGGGTGCTTCGCGGTGCTAGAGCATATCGTCGAGTGA
- the gap gene encoding type I glyceraldehyde-3-phosphate dehydrogenase: MAIKVAINGFGRIGRLTFRGLAARPDEFEVVAINDLTDNGMLATLLKYDSTHRRFPGTVSHDDEHLIVNGKKIKALAIRNPAEAPWGELGVDVVVESTGVFSGRAANGKPGYDSHLEAGAKRVVLSAPAKDGADLTCVLGVNDDKLTADLKCISNASCTTNCLAPVAKVLHETFGIKDGLMTTIHAYTNDQNVQDLPHADPYRARAAAMNIIPTSTGAAKAVGLVIPELQGKLTGYALRVPVVTGSVVDLTVNLAKKASPAEVNAAIKAAAEGPLKGILAYTEDPIVSTDIIGDPHSSIFVGPWTTSIGDSLIKVVSWYDNEWGYSCRTVDLISKIGKL; the protein is encoded by the coding sequence GTGGCCATTAAAGTCGCCATCAACGGTTTCGGACGCATCGGCCGTTTGACCTTCCGCGGCCTTGCCGCCCGTCCGGACGAGTTCGAGGTCGTCGCCATCAATGACCTGACCGACAACGGCATGCTGGCGACGCTGCTGAAGTACGACAGCACGCACCGCCGCTTCCCCGGCACCGTGTCGCACGACGACGAGCACCTCATCGTCAACGGCAAGAAGATCAAGGCGCTGGCGATCCGCAACCCGGCCGAAGCCCCCTGGGGCGAGCTGGGCGTGGACGTGGTCGTCGAGTCGACCGGCGTCTTCTCCGGCCGCGCCGCTAATGGCAAGCCGGGCTACGACAGCCACCTCGAAGCCGGCGCCAAGCGTGTCGTCCTCTCAGCCCCCGCGAAGGACGGCGCCGACCTGACGTGCGTCCTGGGCGTCAACGACGACAAGCTTACCGCCGACCTCAAGTGCATCTCCAACGCGAGCTGCACGACCAACTGCCTGGCGCCGGTCGCCAAGGTGTTGCACGAGACCTTCGGCATCAAGGACGGCTTGATGACGACGATCCACGCCTACACCAACGACCAGAACGTTCAGGACCTGCCGCACGCTGACCCCTATCGGGCCCGCGCCGCAGCGATGAACATCATCCCCACCAGCACCGGCGCCGCGAAGGCCGTCGGCTTGGTGATCCCCGAGCTGCAAGGCAAGCTCACCGGGTACGCCCTGCGGGTCCCGGTGGTCACCGGCTCGGTAGTCGATCTGACGGTCAATCTCGCCAAGAAGGCGAGCCCCGCCGAGGTGAACGCCGCCATCAAGGCAGCGGCCGAGGGGCCGCTCAAGGGCATCCTCGCCTACACCGAGGACCCGATTGTCTCGACCGACATCATCGGCGACCCCCACAGCTCGATCTTCGTCGGCCCGTGGACCACGTCGATCGGCGACAGCCTGATCAAGGTCGTCAGCTGGTACGACAACGAGTGGGGATACAGCTGCCGCACCGTCGACCTGATCTCGAAGATCGGCAAGCTGTAA
- a CDS encoding sigma-70 family RNA polymerase sigma factor, whose product MPPAEPLCDRDKPLKADESTIVGQLGDPETWVDRYGDMLFRFAMLRVGDADAAEDLVQETLLAAWQSRARYSGDCTPPTWLVAILKRRIADYFRKQGRRSTLNRSAAASGKTAVPPQPEVEQVEFWSVVHSCTGDLPDHLARAFRLRTFADESPEDICGSEGISRKNLSVRLHRARQLLRRCLEMRWFGGDEAKRL is encoded by the coding sequence ATGCCTCCCGCCGAGCCTCTCTGCGACCGCGACAAACCACTGAAGGCGGACGAGTCGACTATTGTCGGCCAGCTGGGCGACCCCGAGACTTGGGTCGATCGTTATGGCGACATGCTTTTTCGCTTCGCGATGCTGCGTGTCGGCGACGCCGACGCGGCGGAGGATCTCGTCCAAGAGACGCTCTTAGCCGCCTGGCAAAGTCGGGCCCGCTACTCCGGTGATTGCACGCCGCCGACCTGGCTGGTGGCGATTCTAAAGCGACGGATCGCGGACTACTTCCGCAAACAGGGTCGCCGCTCGACGCTAAACCGAAGCGCCGCGGCGTCCGGCAAGACAGCCGTTCCTCCCCAGCCTGAGGTCGAACAGGTGGAGTTCTGGAGTGTCGTTCACAGTTGCACCGGTGATCTCCCCGACCATCTTGCTAGGGCGTTCCGACTTCGTACCTTCGCGGATGAGAGCCCCGAAGACATCTGCGGCTCGGAGGGGATCAGCCGGAAGAACCTCTCAGTCCGCCTGCACCGCGCGAGGCAACTGCTGCGTCGTTGTCTTGAGATGCGCTGGTTTGGCGGCGACGAGGCGAAGAGACTCTGA
- a CDS encoding spondin domain-containing protein, producing the protein MNRYSTFAILSLLSLSTQAMAVDVRVTVTNLLGPTSSAFSPIITSAHSGAVDQFNSGSAASPGVEDVAELGATGATLITEILAQQPTAIAAPTQNAGGGFGPLLPGASQSVVLSGLDPMANRYFSYLSMFVPSNDTFIGNDSPTAIQLFDAGGAFIAGGFTLTADRLWDAGSEVNGLFGSAFIAGQSAADGADEGGVVTAADFANGFDFYQGQTTGPGYVYASSFNADTPIISFAFEVVPEPSTAALAALLALTACLRR; encoded by the coding sequence ATGAATCGATACTCAACCTTTGCGATCCTTTCTCTCTTATCGCTTTCGACGCAAGCCATGGCCGTCGATGTCCGCGTAACGGTAACGAATCTGCTGGGTCCTACTAGCAGCGCGTTCTCACCGATCATCACTTCGGCGCACAGCGGCGCCGTCGATCAGTTCAACAGCGGATCGGCGGCTAGCCCCGGCGTCGAGGATGTCGCGGAGCTCGGCGCTACCGGCGCGACGCTCATTACGGAGATACTCGCCCAGCAGCCCACGGCCATCGCTGCGCCGACGCAGAACGCCGGTGGCGGCTTCGGTCCGCTCTTGCCCGGCGCGAGCCAATCGGTGGTGCTCTCGGGGCTGGATCCCATGGCCAACCGCTACTTCAGTTATCTCTCGATGTTCGTTCCCAGCAACGACACATTCATCGGCAATGACAGCCCGACCGCGATCCAACTCTTCGACGCGGGCGGCGCGTTCATCGCTGGAGGCTTTACGCTGACCGCCGACCGCCTCTGGGACGCCGGTAGCGAAGTGAACGGCCTATTTGGCTCGGCCTTCATTGCGGGTCAGTCCGCCGCCGACGGCGCCGATGAAGGCGGCGTCGTCACCGCCGCCGACTTCGCCAACGGCTTTGATTTCTATCAAGGCCAGACCACAGGACCTGGCTATGTCTACGCGTCATCATTCAACGCCGACACGCCGATTATCTCCTTCGCCTTCGAGGTGGTGCCAGAACCGTCGACCGCGGCCCTCGCGGCGCTTCTAGCGCTCACTGCGTGCCTGAGGCGGTAA
- a CDS encoding ATP-dependent Clp protease proteolytic subunit yields the protein MPLIPYVIEKSGREERAMDIYSRLLVDRIIILGSGINDEVANNVVAQMLFLQSDDPKSDIHLYINSPGGSVTAGMAIYDTMQFVTCDVATYCLGQCASMGAVLLAAGAAGKRHALPNSRVMIHQPLAGMEGTAEDILIHATEYKKTKDKLNAILAKHTGQTLEQLQKDTDRDNFMSASEALEYHLVDKMIESMHA from the coding sequence ATGCCCCTCATTCCTTACGTCATCGAGAAGAGCGGCCGCGAAGAGCGGGCGATGGATATCTACAGTCGGCTGCTGGTCGACCGGATCATCATCCTCGGCTCGGGCATCAACGACGAGGTGGCGAACAACGTCGTCGCCCAGATGTTGTTCTTGCAGTCGGACGACCCCAAGAGCGACATCCACCTCTACATCAACTCGCCCGGCGGCAGCGTCACGGCCGGCATGGCGATCTACGACACAATGCAGTTCGTCACCTGCGACGTGGCGACCTACTGCCTCGGTCAGTGCGCCAGCATGGGCGCCGTGCTATTGGCCGCTGGCGCCGCTGGCAAGCGGCACGCCCTGCCCAATAGCCGCGTGATGATCCACCAGCCGCTCGCCGGCATGGAAGGCACCGCCGAGGACATCCTCATCCACGCAACCGAGTACAAGAAGACCAAGGACAAGCTCAACGCGATCCTCGCCAAGCACACCGGCCAGACGCTCGAGCAGCTCCAGAAAGACACCGACCGAGACAACTTCATGTCCGCCAGCGAGGCGCTGGAGTATCACCTGGTCGATAAGATGATCGAGAGCATGCACGCGTAA
- a CDS encoding ClpP family protease encodes MSDHRSYMDGPFAAAARPFDSSPVDPRAARDYQRQRQMTLGDLLLENRVIFLQGAIYDGNANELVMKLLYLQSENRRKDIHFYINSPGGSVTSTLAIYDTMQMITCPVATYCVGLAASGGSVLLAGGEKGKRYALKHSKVMIHQPHGGVGGQVSDIEIQANEIIKTRHTLNEILASHTGKTTDEILKACDRDHYLTAEEAKTFGLVDDILTKPPGSEDDDNE; translated from the coding sequence ATGAGCGATCACCGCTCTTACATGGATGGGCCGTTCGCGGCGGCTGCCCGTCCCTTTGATTCAAGTCCGGTCGATCCGCGGGCCGCGCGTGACTACCAGCGTCAGCGTCAGATGACGCTCGGCGACTTGCTGCTCGAGAACCGTGTGATCTTCCTCCAGGGGGCGATCTACGACGGCAACGCCAACGAGTTGGTGATGAAGCTGCTGTACTTGCAGAGCGAGAACCGCCGCAAGGACATCCACTTCTACATCAACTCACCGGGCGGCAGCGTCACCTCGACGCTCGCCATCTATGACACCATGCAGATGATCACCTGCCCGGTGGCCACCTACTGCGTGGGCCTCGCCGCGTCGGGCGGCAGCGTGCTGCTCGCCGGCGGTGAGAAGGGCAAGCGCTACGCCCTCAAGCACTCCAAGGTCATGATCCACCAGCCGCACGGCGGCGTTGGCGGCCAAGTCTCGGACATCGAGATCCAGGCCAACGAGATCATCAAGACCCGCCACACGCTCAACGAGATCCTCGCCAGCCACACCGGCAAGACGACCGACGAGATCCTCAAGGCGTGCGACCGCGACCACTACTTGACCGCCGAAGAAGCTAAGACCTTCGGCTTGGTCGACGACATCCTTACGAAGCCGCCCGGCAGCGAAGACGACGACAACGAGTGA
- the tig gene encoding trigger factor, whose protein sequence is MAAEELEDDNTTAVVEGEGAEGEEPQKLSLDVNIAKPSACERRITVTVSREDIDRYMDNAFSELMPSASVPGFRVGRAPRKIVVQKFKDQIADQVKGSLLMDSLGQVAEDEKFAAISEPDLDLEAVEIPDEGPLTFEFSIEVRPEFDLPKWKGLKLKQPVHKFGPEDIDSQIEQMLAKYGQLVPKDGAAEEGDYLVITLRGLADGKEISKDEERVVRLRKTLSFVDGRVEDFLALAKGAKEGDKLTAEVKLSGSAPNEELRGKPVTLEIEVLEVKQLRLPELDEDFLAEIGGFKTEGDFRDAVQKDLERQLEYEQQKAARAQISEMLTESADWDLPPGLLKRQSVRELERAVMELRRSGFSEGEIRARENELRQNSTAGTAAALKEHFILERIAEEENLDVDQGDFDREIFLISMQSGESPRRVRAQLEKRGLMDVLRNQIIERKVMELVKSEAKFEDQEFTPSKPTVEGVSFAVGGSDGDIPAVVEDEEDDSEG, encoded by the coding sequence ATGGCGGCAGAAGAACTGGAAGACGACAACACGACAGCCGTTGTTGAGGGTGAGGGCGCCGAGGGTGAAGAGCCCCAGAAGCTGTCGCTCGACGTCAACATCGCCAAGCCCAGCGCTTGCGAGCGGCGGATCACCGTCACGGTTTCGCGCGAAGACATTGACCGCTACATGGACAATGCCTTCAGCGAACTGATGCCCAGCGCCAGCGTGCCGGGCTTCCGGGTCGGCCGCGCGCCGCGGAAGATCGTGGTCCAGAAGTTCAAGGACCAGATCGCCGACCAGGTGAAGGGCTCGCTCCTGATGGACAGCCTCGGTCAGGTCGCCGAGGACGAGAAGTTCGCCGCGATCAGCGAGCCGGACCTCGACCTCGAAGCCGTCGAGATCCCCGACGAAGGCCCGCTGACGTTCGAGTTCAGCATCGAGGTCCGCCCCGAGTTCGACCTCCCCAAGTGGAAGGGTCTCAAGCTCAAGCAGCCCGTCCACAAGTTCGGCCCCGAGGACATCGATAGCCAGATCGAGCAGATGCTCGCCAAGTACGGACAGCTCGTCCCCAAGGACGGCGCCGCCGAGGAAGGCGACTATCTGGTGATCACGCTCCGTGGCCTCGCTGACGGCAAGGAAATCTCCAAGGACGAAGAACGCGTCGTCCGTCTCCGCAAGACGCTCAGCTTCGTCGATGGCCGCGTCGAAGACTTCCTCGCCCTGGCCAAGGGGGCGAAGGAAGGCGACAAGCTCACCGCCGAGGTGAAGCTCTCCGGCAGCGCCCCCAACGAAGAGCTGCGCGGCAAGCCGGTCACGCTCGAGATCGAGGTGCTCGAAGTCAAGCAGCTCCGCCTCCCGGAACTCGACGAGGATTTCCTCGCCGAAATCGGCGGCTTCAAGACCGAGGGCGACTTCCGCGACGCGGTCCAGAAGGACCTCGAGCGTCAGCTCGAGTACGAGCAACAGAAGGCCGCCCGCGCCCAGATCAGCGAAATGCTGACCGAGTCGGCCGACTGGGACCTCCCGCCGGGCCTGCTCAAGCGTCAGAGCGTCCGCGAGTTGGAGCGTGCCGTCATGGAGCTGCGTCGCAGCGGCTTCAGCGAAGGCGAGATCCGCGCCCGTGAGAACGAGCTGCGTCAGAACAGCACCGCCGGCACCGCCGCGGCCCTCAAGGAGCACTTCATCCTCGAGCGGATCGCCGAAGAGGAGAACCTTGACGTCGATCAAGGCGACTTCGACCGCGAGATCTTCCTGATCTCGATGCAGTCGGGCGAGTCGCCCCGCCGCGTCCGGGCGCAGCTCGAGAAGCGGGGGTTGATGGACGTGCTCCGCAACCAGATTATCGAGCGGAAGGTGATGGAGCTCGTGAAGTCCGAGGCCAAGTTCGAGGACCAAGAGTTCACGCCCTCCAAGCCGACGGTCGAGGGCGTCTCGTTCGCTGTCGGCGGGTCGGATGGCGACATCCCCGCAGTGGTTGAGGACGAGGAAGACGATTCAGAGGGCTGA
- the rfbB gene encoding dTDP-glucose 4,6-dehydratase — MTPVALPPSPRPLERVLVTGGAGFIGSAVLRRLLTRPVTRVLNYDALTYAGLRESVAELEANPRYGFVHGDVLDTARLSDAIRRFRPDVLVHLAAESHVDRSIAEPATFVRTNVEGTASVLRAWLDYRDEQTRIDASAAERLLLVHTSTDEVYGPINAGDFAGASTPYNPSSPYSASKAAADHLVRSFGRTYGLASVIACPTNNYGPRQFPEKLIPLATLRALRGEPIPLYGDGLQVRDWLHVEDCAAGFEAIAERGEVGETYHLSAAASPSDTDEWPNRRIVEAIADAVGELQSDGAERRQLITNVSDRPGHDRRYALDSSRAREELGWGPTIELTDGIRQTVRWYAENSAWVAVAEGGR, encoded by the coding sequence GTGACGCCTGTCGCCCTCCCACCGTCGCCGCGGCCGCTCGAGCGGGTGCTTGTCACCGGCGGGGCGGGGTTCATCGGCAGCGCCGTCCTACGGCGGTTGCTGACGCGGCCCGTGACACGGGTCCTGAACTACGACGCCCTCACCTACGCGGGGCTCCGCGAATCGGTCGCCGAATTGGAGGCGAACCCGCGCTACGGGTTCGTCCACGGCGACGTGCTCGACACGGCACGGCTCAGCGACGCGATCCGCCGTTTCCGGCCCGACGTGCTGGTGCACCTCGCGGCGGAGTCGCACGTCGATCGGTCGATCGCCGAACCGGCGACGTTCGTGCGGACCAACGTCGAAGGGACCGCCTCGGTGCTGCGGGCGTGGCTCGACTACCGCGACGAGCAAACACGGATCGACGCTTCTGCCGCCGAGCGTCTGCTGTTGGTTCACACCTCGACGGATGAGGTCTACGGCCCGATCAACGCGGGCGATTTCGCTGGCGCCAGTACGCCCTACAACCCGAGTTCGCCCTATTCCGCCAGCAAAGCGGCGGCGGACCATCTGGTGCGGTCGTTCGGCCGGACGTACGGCTTGGCGTCGGTCATCGCCTGCCCCACGAACAACTACGGCCCGCGGCAGTTCCCGGAGAAGCTGATCCCGCTGGCGACGCTGCGGGCGCTGCGCGGCGAGCCGATCCCGCTCTACGGCGACGGCTTGCAAGTGCGTGACTGGTTGCACGTCGAGGACTGCGCCGCGGGCTTCGAGGCGATCGCCGAGCGTGGCGAAGTTGGCGAGACGTACCACCTCAGCGCAGCGGCGAGTCCGAGTGATACCGACGAGTGGCCCAACCGGCGGATCGTCGAGGCGATCGCCGATGCGGTGGGTGAGCTCCAGAGCGATGGCGCCGAGCGTCGCCAATTGATCACGAACGTCAGCGACCGACCGGGGCATGACCGACGGTATGCGCTCGATTCGTCGCGGGCGCGGGAGGAGCTTGGTTGGGGGCCGACTATCGAACTGACTGACGGTATTCGTCAGACCGTGCGGTGGTACGCGGAGAATTCCGCATGGGTGGCAGTGGCGGAAGGGGGCCGCTAA
- a CDS encoding ribonuclease D, translated as MSHETILSAAALADLCDRLRGSTRIGFDTEFVSEDTFRPELCLVQVVAEGGPAGPILAVIDPQPIGDLTEFWKLLADGPHVTIAHAAREEINFCVHAIDRPPANLFDTQLAAAFCSPEYPAAYSSVVQRILNKRPNKGEQRTDWRRRPLTDAQIDYALEDVRYLFALHDKILGKIDKLGRRSWLDAETEGFVTEVMDARNRQRWRKVSGSGGLPVRCLAIVRELWLWRQAEAERRDLPPKRILRDDLIVELAKKKTDREDKIRAVRGMLHGQLKRAIPDIAAAIHRGLEAPTDGLLGSRRKPPPPQLNLLGQFLAPAINSLCNRSEIATALACTATDIRELISFRLGFGTEDDEPPALAEGWRAELIGNLIDDLLSGKKSIRIGDPRSEQPLEFDAIEPAS; from the coding sequence GTGTCCCACGAGACAATCCTTTCCGCCGCCGCCCTCGCGGACCTCTGCGACCGGCTCAGGGGCTCGACACGGATCGGTTTTGACACCGAGTTTGTTTCAGAAGACACCTTCCGACCCGAATTGTGCCTCGTGCAAGTGGTGGCCGAAGGCGGCCCCGCGGGCCCGATATTGGCGGTCATTGACCCCCAGCCGATCGGCGACCTGACGGAGTTCTGGAAGCTCTTGGCGGACGGCCCGCACGTCACGATCGCCCATGCGGCGCGCGAAGAAATCAACTTCTGCGTTCACGCGATCGACCGTCCGCCGGCTAACCTGTTCGACACGCAGCTCGCCGCCGCGTTCTGCAGCCCCGAGTACCCGGCCGCTTACAGCTCGGTTGTTCAGCGAATCCTCAACAAGCGTCCCAACAAGGGCGAGCAACGCACCGACTGGCGCCGCCGGCCGCTGACCGACGCCCAAATCGATTACGCCCTGGAGGACGTGCGGTACCTGTTCGCCTTGCACGACAAGATCCTCGGCAAGATCGACAAGCTCGGCCGCCGTTCTTGGCTCGACGCCGAGACGGAGGGCTTCGTCACCGAAGTCATGGACGCCCGCAACCGCCAGCGATGGCGCAAGGTGTCGGGCTCGGGCGGCCTGCCGGTCCGCTGCTTGGCGATCGTCCGCGAGTTGTGGCTCTGGCGTCAGGCCGAGGCCGAACGCCGCGACCTGCCGCCCAAGCGCATCCTCCGCGATGACCTGATCGTCGAGCTGGCGAAGAAGAAGACCGACCGCGAAGACAAGATCCGCGCCGTCCGCGGCATGCTCCACGGGCAACTCAAGCGGGCGATCCCCGACATCGCCGCCGCCATCCACCGCGGCCTCGAGGCCCCGACCGACGGCCTCCTGGGTTCACGCCGCAAGCCGCCACCGCCGCAGCTCAACCTGCTGGGGCAGTTCCTCGCACCGGCGATCAACAGCCTCTGCAACCGGTCGGAGATCGCGACGGCCCTGGCCTGCACGGCGACCGACATCCGCGAGCTGATCAGCTTCCGCCTCGGCTTCGGCACCGAAGACGATGAGCCGCCGGCGCTCGCCGAAGGCTGGCGTGCCGAGCTGATCGGCAACCTGATTGACGATTTGCTGTCGGGCAAGAAGTCGATCCGCATCGGCGACCCGCGTAGCGAACAGCCGCTAGAGTTCGACGCGATCGAACCTGCGAGTTAA